From a region of the Oryza sativa Japonica Group chromosome 6, ASM3414082v1 genome:
- the LOC4341415 gene encoding UDP-glycosyltransferase 73B5, with translation MFQEHVTQRQNFHSPTPSNKHTRAMAASANRAAVNGAAGSGEPEASRDHVIIFPFMAKGHTLPLLHFAAALSVHHKSLRVTLVTTPANLAFARRRLPGSVHLVVLPFPSLQPPLLPAGVESTDALPSMSLYPAFLRATALLREPFAEFMASLSSSPPLVVVSDFFLGFTHGVASDAGVRRVVFHGMSCFSMAICKSLVVSPHVGGGAAPFHVSRMPEHVTITPEEIPPTVASFADPDNPIARFMIENVESTDVRSWGVLVNSFAAVDGDYVASFESFYQPGARAWLVGPLFLASGDTPERDEENDDPEGCLAWLDERASRPGSVVYVSFGTQAHVADEQLDELARGLVRSGHPFLWAVRSNTWSPPVDVGPDQGRVVRGWVPQRGVLAHEAVGGFVSHCGWNSVMESLAAGKPVLAWPMMAEQALNARHVVDVVGAGVKVDAAVGSVAVVGSAEVEEKVRRVMDAGGEEGRRMRTQAAWAQRAARSAVSDGGTSRVALQKLIGDLQESY, from the coding sequence ATGTTTCAAGAACACGTTACTCAAAGACAAAACTTCCATTCCCCAACTCCAAGCAACAAGCACACCCGTGCCATGGCCGCCTCAGccaaccgcgccgccgtcaacggcgccgccggcagcggcgagccTGAGGCGAGCCGCGACCATGTCATCATCTTCCCGTTCATGGCGAAAGGCCACACGCTCCCTCTGCTTCACTTCGCCGCGGCGCTGTCGGTCCACCACAAGAGCCTCCGCGTCACCCTGGTCACCACCCCGGCGAACCTCgccttcgcccgccgccgcctgccggggTCGGTGCACCTCGTCGTGCTCCCGTTCCCGTCGCtgcagccgccgctgctgccggccGGCGTCGAGTCGACGGACGCGCTCCCTTCCATGTCCCTCTACCCGGCGTTCCTGCGTGCCACGGCGCTGCTGCGTGAGCCCTTCGCGGAGTTCATGGCGTCGCtgtcctcctccccgccgctcgTGGTCGTCTCCGACTTCTTCCTCGGGTTCACGCACGGCGTTGCGTCGGACGCCGGCGTCCGCCGCGTCGTGTTCCACGGCATGTCCTGTTTCTCCATGGCCATATGCAAGTCGCTCGTCGTGAGCCcgcacgtcggcggcggcgccgcccccttTCACGTCTCCCGCATGCCGGAACATGTCACGATCACGCCGGAGGAGATCCCGCCTACGGTGGCGAGCTTCGCCGACCCCGACAACCCGATTGCCCGGTTCATGATCGAGAACGTCGAATCGACGGACGTCCGCAGCTGGGGCGTCCTCGTCAACAGCTTCGCCGCGGTGGACGGCGACTACGTGGCCTCCTTCGAATCGTTCTACCAGCCGGGAGCCCGCGCCTGGCTGGTGGGCCCGCTCTTCCTCGCCTCCGGCGACACGCCGGAGCGGGACGAGGAGAACGACGACCCCGAGGGCTGCCTCGCGTGGCTCGACGAGAGGGCATCGCGGCCGGGGTCGGTGGTGTACGTGTCGTTCGGCACGCAGGCGCACGTCGCCGACGAGCAGCTCGACGAGCTGGCGCGAGGGCTGGTGCGGTCCGGCCACCCTTTCCTGTGGGCGGTGCGGTCGAACAcctggtcgccgccggtggaCGTGGGGCCCGACCAGGGGCGCGTCGTCAGGGGGTGGGTCCCGCAGCGCGGCGTGCTGGCCCACGAGGCGGTGGGAGGGTTCGTGAGccactgcgggtggaactcggTCATGGAGAGCCTCGCCGCCGGGAAGCCCGTGCTGGCGTGGCCGATGATGGCCGAGCAGGCGCTGAACGCAAGGCACGTCGTggacgtcgtcggcgccggcgtcaaggtggacgccgccgtcggctccgtcgccgtcgtcgggagcgcggaggtggaggagaaggtcaggagggtgatggacgccggcggcgaggaagggcgGAGGATGCGGACGCAGGCCGCGTGGGCTCAGcgcgcggcgaggtcggcggtgagcgacggcggcacgtCACGCGTGGCGTTGCAGAAACTGATTGGAGACCTGCAGGAAAGCTACTAG